The genomic segment AATCCATTTAAATGTTCACATTCAGGAGTCTAAATATAAGTAAAGAATTCCAAGGTTTATTGAAAAGTTCTGCTTGTCAACATCAACATTTGTGTAACTCTTTTCAACTCAAAATACACAGAAGAAATGGtgttaaattgtgtttttaaaacatttgtttctcctatttcttttaaaacatctgTTTCTTTTATTAATTTCAAACACCATCTCTTATTCCTTTTAATGTCTGTATCCTGAACCTCTTCCCACTgtgaaagggttttttaaatatgCTAAACAATATGTCTTACAACATGGTTGTTTTGTACAATTCCACTGAGACAACTCCTCTTTCCTGTCACAATAACAGCCTCtgaagttttttgtttgtgtCCCCTTCTCTTAGGTCTTTTGAGAGGGGATTACTAATTTTTCATGTTCCTTCTCAGCTTATTGTTTTAACCTACGccatctcctttcttttttctctctttctttccaataTGAAGATTTGGGTAGGGATTTATACAGTAATTGCAtattctttctgcctctgatttAGGTAGCTTGAAAGCTACAGGCTGTCCTGTCCACAGATCTTCCTTAACTGTATACTGTCACTCCTTTAACAGTTTTTCCTCAAGCATCCCTTCTATATAACTGACATCCCTCAACTGTCAAAACCTTCACCACATCCTTCCAAATCTCCTccacttccctccctctgttTCCTTATTTGGAACTCTGCTGTTgccacttcccttcccttccacagGTGTCTCTACTCTTTTTTCCTGACTCCTCATCTTCTcctttttaatctaaatattccTCCTACATTCTCATTGGTTTCTCCTGATCCACTGTTGCAGCTGAGGCATAGAAGGAGTTTCTTTCTAGGGATAGGCACAAGGGCCTGCCCATCAGTCCTACCATTGGATTCTTCCTCCTTGTCGttgttctgtaccatcaagtcatatctgactcatggtaaccctatgaatgaacattctccaaaatgtcctattctcAGTTGcattgctcaggtcttgcaaactcaagcctgtggattcttttagcgagtcagtccatctcatatttagtcttcctctttttctgctgtattccacctttcccagcattattgtttcttccagagaatcctgtattctcatgatgtgcgcaaagtaagacagcctcagtttcgatatttttgcctccatggatagttcaggcttgatttgatctaggacccatttgtctTTCTGAACAGTACAGGGTACccacaaatctctcctccagcaccacatttcaaactaatcattttttttccttgtcagctttcttaactttcCAGGTTTTCACACCTCTACATGATGATTGCAAATacaagtgtggatgatcttggtcttgatctccattGACACATCCTTACTATTGATGTtcctttctagttccttcattgctgcgcTTCTGAGTCccagtctcctgatttcttggctgcagtctccattaggattgattgaaccaaggtatacgaAATCTCTAActacttcagtttcttcattgtcaatattaaagttacgtagttcttctgtagtcaggatttttgtcttcttaacattcagctgcagtcctgctttgacaccttcactttccctaacagtcatttcaaATCACTGCGGCTTCCTGCTAGCAAGATGGTggcatctgcatatcttaaattattgatatttcttccgccaattttcattcctccttcatctgtatCCAATGTGGCTTTTCGTATGATATATTCTGTCTGAAGATTGAAAAagataagggaataaaatgcactcttgtctgatacctttgcctatagaaaacctttctgtctctccctattttgtcctaatggtagcttcttgttcacaatacaaGTAACACATCAGGACAGTCAAGTGCCGAGGCACACTAATTTCTTTCATAACAGCTTGTAGTTTTttatgatctacacagtcaaaggttttgctgtagtTTGTAAAGCACAGATTGATCTTTTTCTGAAGTCCTTTAGTGCTCTTCCTCCTTGGTGGGAAATTCTGTTCTACTAAAAGAGCTATTAATGCCATACATTGAACACTGATGTCAAAATGTCTAACTGGCATTAGTGGAAAAATTCATACACAGAATTTGTTCAGTGCTGAAACTGGTTACATAAGGCACTTTATGTGTTACATTTTCTTGTTAGTTTTGATAATCTGAACGAGCAAGATAAGCATCACTTGTTCAGAGTCAGTCATTTTGAAAAGGTCatgctgaaatatttaaaaatggcattcctTCAGTGCTTTCTTTAGTGGTAGAGCAGAGCAGGAAATACATATGGtagataactttttaaaatatatatttggagtTTGTGTATAGACTGTTATGGTTTGTTAGAAACATGTTTGTGTTTATATGTTGCCTTCTTCTCTTGATTTAATGTTAAGATGGTCGCTCAACATTTGTAAACTGGGTACAGATAACTTTCTTCCCTACTTGCTTACTTTCTTTCCTGTTTGATTTCTTCATAAAGGTTGTTCAGGCTTTTCTCAAGTTCTGAAGACCTTCACCACCTGCAAGGGCATGCTAGGAGAGATCCTATCTGCCTATGAGTTCATGGACAATGAATGCATGCAATTGGTGGAGAGACACCTCAATCTGACCAACCCAGTGGCAGGTACCATCATGTCATATGGAAAGTTCCACAGCAGGAATTCTGCGACTAATTCTGTTTGCAAAAGTAGTTGCTTCCACAAAGAAATCAAACATCTGAATTAATATTTACTGGTTCTCTTGATCTTATCTCAGTTTGCAGCTAATCTATTGTCCTCTGTAACTTAGAACCAGAATTTCTGCTCATGGTTGTACTGTactaccgtgttttcctgaaaataagacagggtcttatattattttttgctccaaaaacagcattagggcttattttcactggatgttttatttttttataaattgTGCCTGCTGAAGAGTGTCAATGTCACTGCTGGGGGAGATTTTAGATAATTCTTCCTTCAGTACCATGGTTTGTTCAACTTGTAAGTAATCAGTTTCACTGATTGTAGGCTCTGGAACAGTAAAAAGAAATCTTTAGTTACTGAAATTTCCTTTGTGCCAGTGATATTATCATCCTTCCAGAGACATTATTTATGCAGCAGGATTCTGACCGTTTTTTGTTGAACACTGAGCTGTGCAACTTTGTGACTTGAGACAATTACATTGTTTGTAATCTGCCAGCGTATACCGGTAACCGCACAAGAGAATTTTGGCTGTAGTCTTAACAGTGAAGAATTACTGATGGTAGTGTAATTATGTAATTTTAGACTCTGGTCTTAATGTATTAGAGCCAAAGTTAATTATTTgtaaacccattgaaatgaattaaCTGTACGTTAGTTCAACTAGTGTGAATGTAGCTTATTTGCAGTTATAACAAGAGAGGTCTTCTGTTTGTATATTTATGGTTGATTGTAGTAGTCTGCTTCTTAATTCTCTGTTTATAATTCCAGAAAGCCCTTTCTACGTGCTAATTGAGACGTCGGGCTCCAATTCTGCTCATGATGAGGAAAAACTGAGCCACTTTCTGGAACATGTCATGGCCTCTAATTTAGTCATAGAGGGAACTCTAGCTTctgaagataaaaagataaaggtgAGCGGTTTGGGGCTGTAATTTGATTCTGAATTATCAGCTGATCAGATGTTTGCTCATGTAGGTTTCTCCAAATCTTtgccatatgtgtgcattcagtattttcttttttctttttggctcttTGTTATAGACTCCTTTATTCTGTCATTAATTGGAATATTGCAAATTAATCAGAAGGTTAATGAAGAGTCTTTAGGTGATATCAAGAAGCACAGAAATGCTTTTTCTAGATGGCAGAGCTGGTCTTTGAACTATTCTGAACAAAACAATTTGAATTGTACACAAAAGGTTTTTTTGAGAGGACAGCATGGTGGGAAACCACGTTTATGTGTGTCAGAATTTTGTCCCCTCTGAAAAACAGAATGGCCTAAGCTGGACCAGAACTGCTTAGTGCAagcaaaataatacagtaattccGCTTcttaaaattcaattttaaaaaccctacaaTTTAACTTTTGGTAGCTACTGAGTGTTGGGTAAAATTGAAATTTATTATGTGTCTGAGACCAATGTGCTCTGTATAGATTTACAAAACTTGGAAGAATTACTTTCTTGGATAACAGTGACATCCCAGCAAAAAAAGGTTAATGGACACTTTTCCCCATGTGTTGTCCAACCTTTCCATAATATGAATTTCTTGGatgataattcccagaattctgtaaCCATCATATTAGTGGCCCTGGGATTCTAAGATATGTAATCCAAATGTAAATGTTCCAAGCTCTTTAGATGCTTGGGTAGCACAGAATTCGTGTCCAGTAGATGTTTTCCTACTGAAAGCATTTTTCCCTTTTCCAAATTACTCCTCTGGTCTACTGCAGGCACTATGGGCTTTACGGGAACGGATCACAGAGGCTCTGACTTGTGATGGTTATGTTTACAAATACGACATTTGTCTCCCTGTGGAAAGAATCTATGATCTTGTGACTGAGATGCGGACACGTCTGGGCAAAGGTGCCAAGAATGTGGTGGGCTATGGCCATCTAGGTGAGCTGGAGCTGTTCTTTTTCTTGACCATTTTAAATTAAAGAGTTATTGTTtaaatcgttaagtcatgtccaactcttcatgaccccatggaccagagcatgccaggccctcctgtcttccactgcctcccagagctgggtcaaattcatgttggtagctttgatggcactgtctaaccatctcatcctctgtcgtccccttctcctcttgccttcacactttcccagcatcagggtcttttccagggagtcttctcttaaggaaatcaaccctgaatgctcactggaaggacagatcctgaagcagaggcttcagtactttgggcatctcatgagaagagatgtaGCCTACTTAGCTTTTGCATAAATAATTTATTGCCCAAGTAAGGCATTCTGTAGAAAATATActtaaaatctgaaaaaaaatgcttcatgTTCCTGCCAACCCACCCAAGTCATGTCTTGAATGAAAATTATTTGTTACTCACTACATTGCACCCATTGAATGGATGGATGTGTTGGACACTTTTTCTTTTCAGACCAATTCCTAACTTTAGTTTCCTTTGGCAGGAGATGGAAACCTGCACCTGAACATCACAACAGAGTCCTACAGTCAGTCACTCCTGGATGCCATTGAACCATATGTGTATGAGTGGACTTCCAAGTATCGTGGAAGCATCAGTGCAGAACATGGCTTGGGCTTCAAGAAGAAGCATTATATCCACTACAGTAAGCCTGAGAAGGCAGTCTTTCTCATGCAACAATTCAAGTCTATGTTGGACCCCAAAGGGATTCTCAACCCTTACAAGACTTTACCAGCAAAAGTCATATGATTGTCTCTCGGCAGgtggaaaaaaaccctctcttttgTATGGAGACTTTTTTAGTACAATGTCTATAGGTAGCTGTAAACAAATAGTGAAACTGTAGTTGGAAATGAAGCCTtggggttgcttttgttttttctagAGTGCAAAAATGGTAAAAGAGTTGAgttctatttctatttttgtctTGGAGCTTGTACACTTGGAAGTGTCCAGAAAGCAGAGAATATTAATCATCTTAGTAACACAGTTCTCTGGGAAACGTAATTTCAGGGTTTCAGCTCTTTTCCTGTTTTCAAGGCTTTCTTCTTATTAGAACATTGAAGATATGAGAATGTTTAGTTCCCCAGTTGTTACTAGACTCAGTTCTTACCAGCTAGAGCCAGTGGTCAACTGGATGAGTGGAACTGTATTCCAAAGACACCCAGAGGGCCACAGATTCCTGTCTTTTGCTATTCAGGCAGTACAAGTGGAACTTTCCAGGTTGATCTAGTGAATGATACACAGcaagaaacatcattttgcacaaGGAGATCACAATGTTTTTCATGATAGCTTCTCTTTCTGCCATTCccacacatacagtggtacctcgacttacaaacgtctccacttacgaccatttcgagttatgaacggctccggtcgcaaaattttgcttcaacttgtgagtggagactcaacttacgaacaaaaaacccctttcctgccctttttagacctaagttcatcttaggtcaaaagaagaacaaaaatttaaaattctccccctagtggtagagtatggattaactggctttgcattagttcctatgggaactaatgcctctacctatgaaTAGTGCCTCGACATAcgtaagaacgaaaaacagccggtaCAGATTaagtggttttcagtgcattcctatgggaaattttacctcaacttacgaacttttcgacgtactaacaccgttccaatacggattaagttcgtaagttgaggtaccactgtatctagaaTAAAAGCAAGATTATGCAAGATTGTTGAGAAAGAGAAGTGGCTGTTTGTTGTATGCTTTGAATGGGAGGCAAGCAATAAACATTTCAATATTGTTTCTACTGAGGAATAAAACATAAAGAAATTGTTACACATATTGAAAATATCTGTATGATCTCTTTTGTGTTACAGCAGAGACAACTCTATCCagtaacagtggtgcctcgcttaacgacattaattcgttccagtgaaatcggtGTAGAGCGgaaacgtaaagcgaaaataaaaaacccactgaaacacatttaaacccggttaatgcgttccagtgggctaaaaaccaccgtccagtgaagatactccatacggcggccattttcggtgcctatatagTGAGGAAATATAGCTTattccctaagcacagcggggagccattttgagcacccggtaaccattttgaaaacccaacgatcagctgttttgattgttgtaatgcgaagaattggttcccgaagcaggaaaccgatcttcgcaaagcgaaaaaaacccatttaaaacattgttttgcaatcacaaaaacattgtcgtgaagcggatttgtcgtaatgcagggtaatcgttaagcaaggcacaactgtatGTAGTTTCTGCCTTTCCTGGGAATGCCACTAGAAATTAAATTTTTGCTATTTCCATTACTTTTAAAAGGCTAATTTGGTTTGACAACAGTGCTAAACAAGTTGTGATCTGCAACAAAAATTTCATTAAGATACTTGAGCTGATTATTTTACTGCTGCCATGCAACCATTTCttcataatgaaaaaaaatgaggtCAGTGCCACCTTtatcaaataaaacatattttatttgatgTAAGCATTAACGGATTTCAGATGCTGCTCATTTGGCAGATATTGTGTGCATGCTAGCTATAATTATGCCTGCCAATTGAGTCTAGATTCTTTCCATGATCTGATGAAGTCGGTTGCTGCCCATGAGAGCTTGTGCAAAGTAAAACTATGATGGCACAATgctctctgttgtttttgttgcaactgACTGACTCCGCTGTCAGCTTGTAATTTTTCACCATTGTGGTGAGTTAGAAGAAGAGCACATGTAATATTGACATCCTGCTCTTTCATTCAATAGGAAATCATTTGTGGGCATGTTGTTTGCCAGGCACTGTCTTTGAGCTCGAGATTAGATTTGGACAAGCTGAGATTGTGGTAGTTTGTGCAGAAAAGAGTAGTTGTGGACTTCATTAGTGATGTCCCATATTATATATAGATGGTTCCAGCCATGTTCTCCTATGCTGCTGTTACAAAATAAATTGATTCTGCTGAGGGAAGCATATTTCCTGAGAAAGATAGCACTTCATTTAACAAAAATCTCTCGAGGTGTGTTCCCTTGACCAAACATTTGTAGGTAAGTATTATGTTACAAATAAAGATCCTTTGCTATGCAATGTACAGCTGGACTGGAGAAACTTGGACCATCTAGACATTGCTGAACTCCAGTTCTGTTTGGCCCCAGCCAGCCTGGCTAGGGGTGAGCTATAGTGGGAATAGCACTGCATCAACATGTGGAGGATAACAGCTTCTCAGCTATTGATGTAAAGAAATGTGGATTAATGTATATAGCTCAGAACAAACATCCCTGAATTTTGGCAGTTGGAGGTGCTGTGGCTATGCCATGCTAAGCCAGTGGTGCCCGACATTCTAGGGGAATGTGTCATATTAGACCAGTGGAACTTGCTTTTGAGTTAAGGTGCATCAGATTGCTCAATAAAACCACATATTTCAGGAAATTATTATAAAAGAATAACATTTAGAATACTAATATTGCTAATGAGAGTTAGTTGTTAGTAAGAAAGCATTGCATGCTTGGCTTTACTGCATTAGTATAAACTAAGTATTGTACTCTTGGTTATTGTATTCTGTTACTGCAATAATCATGTCTGTGTTTAGAGCCCTAATTCAATATCAGGATTTGAAGGCAGAAGTCATAGAGTTGATAGCAGGCAGAATGATGAATCCACAGGCTGTATGTGCCTGGCAAGGCTGGGTTTTTTGGCACCCAGTTTAGAATTTTAAATAAGACATCTCCTTCAGGGGTGCAGTTCTTTTCTAAAACAAATTGTCTCCGTGtttgtttgaattttgtttcaaCAAAGCAACTTTGCTTTAACAAGAGTGTCTCTCTTaaaaatgaagtgtgtgtgtgtgtgtgtgtgtgtgtgtgtgtgtgtgagagagagagagagagagagagagagagagagagagagagagactgactgactTCAGCAGAAGTGACCTTCCAttgcgcatggaccagagtggtgagtgccccaacatcaagatagggatgcagctgggcaatccgccacagatggaaataggcagagcggaccactgatggcacctgggtttccatggtgagcgtcagatccagatggaccccccaagctgcaaacctcactcttcacagtgaaAGTCACTACCCCAAAAGAGGGAGTTTCCTACATGAGGGTATCCATGTACTGTGTGATGTTGCGTTGTCATGTATGCACCTGCTTGCCTCACACCACTCTGCTTGGGCATTGGAAAAGGATGTCCTATACTTTTACTGATTTTGTGCATGTAAAGCGGTCAGTACAGATTGTCACGATTGTCAGGGAGCCCTGCTACACCCACTCTACCACACTGCCCCTTTGTTTCCTGAGTTTGTGTGAGACCAAGATAGGTTCAGTGTGGTATTGGCAGCGCTGACTGAAAAGGAACTTTCTGTCACATCAGTCTATGACCTAGATGTGCGCACCAAGAAGCCAGCGATACACAAAGCTATACACTTTACCCAGCATGGCAGCCCTGTTGTGTAGTACTGCTGTCAAAGACACGTAACTCGTTTTCAGTAAATAGTTCAGGAGTTAAAGTTTAGTACTCCAATCCCCAAGTCAATAACTAGGCTTTAATTTAGAGAAGATTTTTTATATTAAAGAAAAGGAGAATGGTAAAAATAGGTCAAAAACAGTTAAAGAcaagttgtggggggggggggattgaagaTCCCAGTACAGAAATAACAAACCTAGTGTCTCTGTGTAATAATTGCCATTAACATAGAGTACAGCATAGTTTCAAAGCATACAGAGAGTCCATATCACTGGAATCTAAATAACAGCTTCTCAGACTTCTTGTTAAAGGCTCCCCCTCAGATGGTAGGACAACTGAGAAATGACTAGAGTGCAGGTTCACTCAAGGCCAGCCCAAGATAAGTCTCCTTGGGTGAAGACAAATTGCATATACTGACTATATTGACAGCTAACTGGTTTTTCAGTCctggaaacaaagcaaaatcttCCGGTCCACCTGTGGGCAGCAGACTctctttagggttcacagagcaGGCCAAGTGACCACAGAGTTCTGATCAATATGCTACCCCCAGTTCTCACTTGTCTAACATTTACTACCTAAGATAGCTGGGTTATGGTAGCAGTAGGGCTGGCCCTGGGCTCAGAAAGTAGGTCCCCTCCCTGCCCAACATTTCAACTGTTTGAAGGTCCTAGTCTTCCTGTTTCAAATCTAAGAAGTAACAGTCTCTCCTATAAATGTTAGCAACGGATAGGATACAATTGGatgccataaatcaaaatggAGCAATTAGGAATCATTAACAAAGACAAGAACCATCCAGACTAGTCCACTCCATAGAgtgaaaaaaaacaactcagaatGATCAGTGTAGATCCTTGGACTGAAGTAAAGCAATTATGGTGTAACACTTTAGACTCCCATACACTGGAGAGggataaaaaaacacacaaaagaatCAACTACAGTATCTCACTCCTCAGTGTCCTTTATGCATGGTCTGGATATTGTCAGATCAGATTAGGTACAGAGGAATAAATGTACAACCCTCAAGACCCCACTAGGCAGTTCATGATTTGGAGGAGGGGGATTGCCTTTCAGCATTTCATAAGCCTGAGAAATCTTCCTCTCTCCAAAAGGTTCCCTGAAAAAAGATTAAAGAAACATTAACTGGGCAAAAAGGGATACAAGTTATCAATTATATTTTGGTATATGGCAATGTGAAGAAGAAACATGGTGAAAACTTGACAGCTTAACTAAATAGAAACTGCAactaaaaatggaacaaataattaGCACACAAACGCTAGAAAAAGGCTTTACACAGTCAAGCTGCCAGCAATCCAACAAGTGAGCTCAGCAACAAAGTCCTAAAGGCCACATGAAGCATTCCATCTTGCCTATCCAAATTCATACCCAGACTTGCTGAAATCATAGTTTCACTGGAGACTCTGCTCTTTACTTAATCTGATTTGGCAATGTCCAGAGAGTGCATGAATGACACTGAAATGTGGCAATTGATTATGTTCTTTACATCTATCCAGTGTTTGGGAGCCTAGAGTTCTGCTATGCAATTTTTATTAAAGCAGATACATAACATAAAAGGGAGTCCCACAGCCCTACTCACTTAATTGGTGCTGCTGCTTGGCTACACCTGGAAGCTGAAGAAAGGGAGCTTCCGTTATCTGTAGGTGCTCTCCGTGTTCATTGGGAGAgagatgagaaaagaaaacaagaagtggTTCTAGGATAGGAGCCCCGAGAGGGCGTTTGAAAATATGAAAGATGCTCAGATGGCaagctgaaatatttttactAAAATGGAAAAGCCACTTTAGAGGACAATTCCTATCAAGCAGCAGTTACAGAAGCAGGACAGATGCTAAGTGGTCTCCTTCGTCAAGAGCCACACAGACACTGGCACAAGAAAACTGTCCAGAAATCGAAAAAGAGGCCTCGTTGATAGCTGCCAGAAATttcaccagtacagtggtgcctcgcataacgagcgcaccgtacaatgaagaatttgcatagcgatcccttttttgggatcgctaatgtgaaggcataccggcagccccaatgggcaaaactcgcattgcgaagatcggtaagcgtttcgcttaccgaacttcgcattgcgatgtcgggaaatcagctgatcggcggctccaaaatggccgccgtgtgacccaaaatggctgcgcgcagcgttttcacgccctgccctcgcttgccgagggcgcgaaaatggctcctggatgggggaaacttcgctaaacggtgagtacagaagccattggaacgcattaaactaagtttaatgcgttccaatggcattttccgttccatttagcgatgtttccccatagcgatggttaatccggaacggattaacctcgctatgcggggcaccactgtaaatctacAGGAGTCTTAACAATTCTAGAGACAGACCAAATGCCACCTAAGTATAGTACAGCCTGGAGAAACTTCTGCTTCACCCAGGTTCCAGTTCCAAAGCTCCAAGCATACAATCTGCAATCCGCATACAAGCAAGCACAAGCCATCCCCATAGCTGACCAGTCATCCTGGGATT from the Pogona vitticeps strain Pit_001003342236 chromosome 3, PviZW2.1, whole genome shotgun sequence genome contains:
- the D2HGDH gene encoding D-2-hydroxyglutarate dehydrogenase, mitochondrial isoform X2; translated protein: MPLDLGAKGSCHIGGNVATNAGGLRLLRYGSLRGTVLGLEVVLADGTILNCLTSLRKDNTGYDLKQLFIGSEGTLGIITAVSVLCPRKPKSVNLAFLGCSGFSQVLKTFTTCKGMLGEILSAYEFMDNECMQLVERHLNLTNPVAESPFYVLIETSGSNSAHDEEKLSHFLEHVMASNLVIEGTLASEDKKIKALWALRERITEALTCDGYVYKYDICLPVERIYDLVTEMRTRLGKGAKNVVGYGHLGDGNLHLNITTESYSQSLLDAIEPYVYEWTSKYRGSISAEHGLGFKKKHYIHYSKPEKAVFLMQQFKSMLDPKGILNPYKTLPAKVI